A region of the Pricia mediterranea genome:
AGGGATGACTTGGTGGCTCACGTTTACGATATTTCATACGGCTCGGTGGATAAAGGGGATAATTTGGTTATCATAGACGACAGCATCGTTCGGGGCACCACCTTGAAGAAAAGCATCCTGCGTATTTTAGATAGGTTATCCCCTAAGAAGATTGTTGTAGTTTCTTCGGCCCCGCAAATCCGCTATCCGGATTGCTATGGGATCGATATGGCCAAGTTGGAAGATTTTATAGCCTTCAGAGCGGCTTTGGCCCTACATCAAGAGCGTAAAACCACGGACCTAATCGACGATATCTACAATAAGTGCCTTCAGCAGACCGATTCGAACGATGCTGAGGTAATAAACCATGTTAAGGAGTTCTATGCACCGTTTACAGCCGCCGAAATTTCGGAAAAAACGGGCGAATTATTGAGTTCCGACGAGGTCCAGGCCGAAGTGCAAATTATCTATCAGACTATCGAAAACCTCCACCAGGCCTGTCCGAAAAACCTGGGAGATTGGTATTTCACTGGAAATTACCCCACCCCAGGAGGGAATCGGGTGGTCAATAACGCTTTTATCAACTTCTATGAGGGCAAGAACCAACGCGCATATTAAAATCGCTCCAATTGCTGCTTTGTATGATTTAATCGATAAAATGCACCTAAAAACCGCGTTTCGTCGATCATTTTGGTTCTATACCGTTCTCTGAACTTCTTATCGATCTTTCCAAAGTAAATTTGAGCTTACCATAGCATAAGTAGGTTAAGTTTATGGTAAGATTTGGGGCAAAAAAGGTGGAGATTTCTCCACCTTTTTTATGGTATAGAGCTACATTTTAACCATCTTTTGGAATTCTGGGTTAATGTACTCGTTGACTTTCTCTTTTACCTGCCAGTTTCACGTTTTGCACCCTAATTTTGTCTTTTGATCGCGTCGAACTATGGCCATGCTGCTCAAAAAAGCCTTCGTTAGGGCACAAAAGCCGAAATTCTCGGTTTCAGAAAAAAGTTTAAGTGAGTTCACTTCCCACCATTGTTCCCACTTTTGAGGCTTCCCCCCCCCCTTCTTTATGAACTACTTTCTAGTATTGGCCATTGATTTCCGCAGTTCAGCCGAAGAAACGTCCTTTGGTCTAAAACCTTTTTTTGACAGGCGGCCTTGGCCTATTTTTGGACCACCATAGCATAAGTAGGTTAAGTTCATGGTAAGATTTGGGGAAAAGGCGGAACAAGTTGTTCCGCCTTTTTATTGGCAAGACCCGAATTTTAAATAAATACGTAAATTTCGAGGTAAATTCTTTTTTGTTTGTCGTAATACCAGTATTTTTACATCGCCATAGCATAAGTAGGTTAAGTTTATGGTAAGATTTGGGACGAAAAGGGTGGAGACTTCTCCGCCCTTTTCTATTTAATCAGGCCCCATTTTGCAACTGCCAAGGCAGATTACAAAATGGAAGGCGGAATTAACCCCGCCGCTGGGCGGGGTCATAATATCGAATGCAAGTTGGTGCAATAAGATTTAGAAGATAGTTTGTTAAACGGAAAAGGCCTGCCGCAACTTAATGCGGCAGGCCTTTTTTCATGAGATAATTTCCTAGTTCATAACTTGTGAGCTCGGCTTACTTATTGTCGGCGTACAGTTTAGAAACTTCGTCCCAATTGATAACGCTGAAAAACGCATCAATATATTCGGGTCTCTTGTTTTGGTATTTTAGGTAGTAGGAATGCTCCCAAACGTCGAGTCCCAATATCGGACGTCCGCCACAACCGGTGTCGGGCATCAACGGACTGTCTTGGTTGGGAGTGGAGCAGATTTCCAACTTACCTCCCTTATGCACACACAACCAAGCCCATCCCGATCCAAATCGAGAACCGGCGGCATCGCTGAACTTCTCTTTAAAGTCATTGAAAGAGCCGAAGGCATCGTCGATAGCTTTAGCGACATCTCCGGAAGGTTTGCCACCACCGTCGGGTGACATCATTTTCCAGAAAAGGGAGTGATTATAGAACCCACCTCCGTTGTTGCGTACGGCAGTATTCGACATGTCGAGATTTTGCAGAATGTCCTCTATTTTTTTGTTCTCCAAGTCCGTTCCCTCAATCGCGGCATTCAATTTTTTGGTATAGCCCGCGTGGTGCTTATCGTGGTGAATTTCCATGGTGCGAGCATCTATGTGGGGTTCCAGCGCGTCAAAATCGTATGGTAATTTTGGTAAGTCAAAAGCCATTTTATAGTGTTTTAGATTAATAGAAAGTTGTTTGAGCACGTAATGTGCCTAACAGCTAATATACGTGTATTAACAGGTAAATCTCCCTAATTATTTGTTAAGAACAGCGATAGAATCCGTATTTTGCGTAAAAAAGCACTTGCATCCAGCACCCTTCAAAATTTTCGATGCCTCTGCTGGTTCGGGTAAGACCCATACCCTTACCAAGAGCTATCTAAAGATTGCCCTTTCGACGCCGGGTCGTTTCAAAAAGATCCTGGCCATCACCTTTACCAATAAAGCGGTGAACGAGATGAAACGGCGAATTCTCGACAGCCTGTACCAATTCGGTACCGTGGACGATATCCAATTGGCACCGCCACTGTTTCGGGATTTGATGCACGAGCTGCAGATCGATGCGCCAACCCTTCGGGAACGGTCTAGAAAGACGCTAAAGGAAATTCTGCACAATTACGCCTTTTTCGATGTCTCCACCATCGACCGGTTCACCCATCGCCTGATCCGTACCTTTGCCAAGGACTTGAAGCTTCCCCAAAATTTCGAGGTAATTCTCGATAGCGACCTTTTGCTGGATGAGGCCGTAGCACGGCTGATTTATAGAGCGGGTACGAATAAGGAGTTGACCAACGTGCTTTTAGATTTCGCCCTCGAAAAAATAGACGAGGATAAGAGTTGGGATGTCAGCATCGATCTTTTTAATATCGGGAAACTGCTTTTCAACGAAACCCATACCCCACACCTTGAAAAACTCAAGAATAAGGAAATCGACGATTTTCTGGAATTGAAGAAAATACTATATGGAAAGTCGACAACAGTAGGGGGACACTTAATCGAGACCGCTTCAACCACTTTGCGACTGATCGAGGAAGAGGGCTTGCAGAATTCCGATTTTACCGGAAGCTATTTCCCCAAGTTCCTGAGAAAGATTGCGGATGGGGACCTCAATATGGATTTTAGTGCTGGTTGGAAGCAAAATTTTGAAACCGCAACACTATACAACAAATCCGCACCCGACGATGTCAAGTCCAAACTGGATGGGCTGCATACGAGACTCACCACAATCTTTGACTCCCTTAAAACCGGGTATTTCGAGTTGGCGTTCCTAAAGAACGCCGCCGGTAATATCGTGCCCCTAACGGTCCTCAATGCCATCCAACAAGAGGTGAAGGCGGTGCAGTCTGAAAATGACCAATTGTCGATATCGGAGTTCAATGCCTTGATATCCAAGGAAATCAGAAACCAGCCTGCTCCCTTTATTTATGAGCGTCTGGGCGAGAAATATCGTCATTATTTTATCGACGAGTTTCAGGATACTTCCGCCCTGCAATGGAATAATCTTGTGCCCTTGATAGGCAATGCCCTTGAAAGTGAGGACATGCAGGGGCGACGCGGTTCGCTCTTCCTGGTCGGCGATGCCAAACAAGCCATTTACAGGTGGCGAGGCGGAAGGGCGGAGCAATTTTTGAACCTCGCCAATGCGGTCGAAAATCCGTTTGTCGAGACGCCACTTACCGAGATGCTGCCTATTAACTATCGCAGTCATGAAGAGGTCATCAAATTTAACAACGACTTTTTTACGGCTACAGGCCCACTTTTGAACAATGAACTGTACCATAAGCTTTTCGTCGAGGGCAACCGGCAGCGATACAATGCCAAAAAGGGTGGAAAGGTACAGCTGAGCTTTATAGCACAGGACGAAGACACGGACAAGAACGATCGGTATTGCGGAGCGGTGCTGGAGACTATCCAAGTCCTGACCGATAAAAAATATGGGTATGATTCCATCTGCATATTGGTCCGGGGCAAAAAAGAAGGCGTCTTGTTGGCCGATTACCTGGCGCAACAAGACATCCCCACCATATCTTCCGAAAGTCTGCTTTTGAACAGTAGCGACAAGGTGCGGTTTTTGGTCCATCTTTTGGAATTCGGCCAAGATGTGACCAATCTTGAAACGGCTTATGAAATTTTATCCTTTTTATCATCTGAAAAAGAAAATCCACACCATTTTATCTATAACAATCTGCACAACACCGCTACCCTCTTGCGGACCGGTTACGGCTTCGATATAAGGATTCTTCAACAGATATCGATCTATGATGCCATGGAATTGGCCATCAAACAATTTGATCTGGTTCCGTCATCCGATGCCTATATCACATACTTTATGGATGTCGTTTTTGAAACTGAGCAAAAGCAAGGTATCGGTATTTCATCCTTCTTATCCCATTGGGAAAAGAAAAAGGGCAAACTCGGCATATCGGCCCCTGACAGCATCGATGCGGTTCGGATCATGACCATCCATAAGGCAAAGGGACTCGAATTTCCCATCGTTATCTTTCCCTTTGCTAACGAGAATATCTACAAGCGGACGGACAAAAAGATGTGGCTCCCCGTAGATCCGGATCGTTTCAACGGTTTTGAAGAGGTACTGGTCAACGAAAAAAAGGAAGTCGAAAACTACGGCGAAGTGGCGGCGGAATTGTACCGCGAGGAGGAACATAAGATGGAGCTCGACGCGTTCAACGTACTTTATGTTGCCCTGACCCGCGCCGAAAAGGCCCTGTACGTTATCAGTGAAAAGGACCTGACCAAAAAGGGCGAACCTAAGACAGATCTGTATTCGGGACTTTTTATAGCCTATCTGAAAGAAAAAGGACTGTGGTCAGACGATGAAAACAGCTACAGTTTTGGCCAATTAAACGTAAATACCGAGGCTTTGCCCGTTGCTTCCCACGAGCAGGTGGCCTATCGTTATACGTTTAAGAACCGTCCCGGATTCCGTATCCTGACGAAAGCGGGAATGCTCTGGGATACGGGGAGGGAGGAAGCCCTGACCAAAGGGAACCTCATCCACCATGCTTTGGGCCTTGTAAAGACCGAAAGAGATATCGAGACCGCATTGGAAGGATTGTTTCGGAACGGGGATGTGGCCAACCACGAAATTGAAAACGTGGAGAAAAGTATACGTCAAGTAGTCAATCATCCGGAATTGACTGAATATTTCCAGGAGAATAGAATAGTCAAAAACGAAAGGGATATCATCACCTCCAATGGGCAAATCCTGAGGCCGGACAAGGTGGTACTAGAAGGGAACGAGGCAACCCTGATCGATTATAAAACGGGCAGGCCCGATCCAAAGTACAAGGAGCAACTCTATACGTATGCCGATGCGCTACAGGCCATGGGCTATAAGATCAACAATCGTTTGATTGTCTATATCAACGAGTCGGTCACGGTCGAGAGGGTGTGATCCATAACAATTCGTACCTTGTGGCCACAGCTAAAAATTAAAAAAAAGAAAATGGCGAACAGCATAAAATTTTCGTACCTGAATAGGGGTAAAACCGTCGAAAGTCTATCCAATACCAACTATGACCTTGTTGTCATCGGCGGTGGAATTACGGGCGGGGGAATCGCCTTAGACGCCGCTTCGCGTGGATTAAAGGTCGCTCTTGTCGAAAAGGGCGATTTCGCGTCGGGCACGAGCAGCAAATCCACTAAACTGATTCACGGCGGGCTACGTTACCTGAAACAGTTCGATTTTTGGTTGGTCAAGGAGGTCGGTTCCGAACGAGCCATAGTTCATAAGTTGGCCCCGCATCTGGTGCTTCCCGAAAAAATGCTGTTACCGTTGATAGAAAATGGTTCTTACGGAAAGTGGTTGACTTCAATCGGCCTAAAGGTGTACGATATCCTGGCCCAGGTCGAAGGAGAAGACAAAAGGCAAATGTTGGATAAAAAAGAGGCCCTGAAATTGGAGCCCTTGCTGCCCAAAAAAATATTAAAGGGCGCGGGCTATTATGCCGAATACCGTACCGACGATGCGCGGCTGACCATAGAAACGATCAAGACCAGCTTACAGTACGGGGCGGAGGCCTTGAATTATGCCGCCGTCGAGGACTTTATTTATGAGGATGGGAAAGTAGCGGGAGTCGAGGTCAAGGATGTCCTCTCAAATGAAACGTTCGGTATAAAATCAAAGTATGTAATCAGTGCCGCCGGGCCGTGGGTCGATGAGTTGCGAAGCCGTAACAATTCGAAAAAAGGGAAGCAACTGCATTTGACCAAGGGCGTGCATTTAGTGTTTCCCTACGAAAAACTGCCTGTAAAACATTCGGTATATTTTGATGTGCCCGATGGCCGGATGATGTTTGCCATTCCGCGGGGCAAGGTTACTTATATCGGTACTACCGACACCAACTTCAACAAGGACAAAGATGATGTACATACGGATCTTGCGGATGCCATTTACCTGATTTCCGCGGTCAATAATATGTTTCCCAAAATCGAGTTGGAGATGGAAGACATCATTTCATCCTGGGCGGGACTACGGCCCTTGATCCATGAAGAAGGAAAGTCCGCCTCCGAACTGTCTCGAAAAGACGAGATTTTTACCTCCGATACGGGCCTTATCAGTATTGCCGGGGGCAAGTTGACCGGATACCGCAAAATGGCCGAACGGGTCGTTGACCGTATCGCCAAGAAGATAGACGAAGACGAGAACGAAAGCAAAAAACTCAAGGAGTGCTTTACCGACGACATTCCCCTCTGCGGCAATGAAGGGTTTAAAAAGTTCAAGGACGTTACAAAATACATCGGCGAGGTGTACAGACGTATCAAGCCGGAGGGCTTTACCGAACACGACGCCTGGGTTTTGGTCACCTGCTACGGAAAGCAAACGGAAATCATTTTGAAAACCTACGCATCCTTAAGGGATGGCGATAAGAACGTGCGTATGGCCAAAGCCGAACTTCGATTTTGCATCGACTTCGAAATGGTGCAGAATCCTATGGACTTCTTTATCCGAAGAACGGGCCGACTGTACTTCGATATCGACAGCGTCCGAAATTTAATGGAGCCGATTTTGGAAGAATTTAAGTCCATCTACGAAGCCGACCATGCCCAGATTTCGTCCTGGCGCGAAACTTTACAAAAAGAATTGGAGGAGCATTCCGATTTTTCATTGGAGCGGGGACAATCTCGGCAGTAATTGCGAGGAGTGGGGACTAATGGTTCAACTTACCGACAAGTTCAAAGCGACGCGGCAATCCGTTGAACACGCTATGATGTTGAACGGATTGCTTCGCTTTGCCCGCGATGTAGTTTCAATCCAGCTCCTCCGTCAATTCCAAGAAAACCTGTTTCGCATTTTTCCCTTCGTATAGAATGGCGTACACCGCATCTATGATGGGCGTTCTCGCCTTCTTTTTGAATTTGGACTTGATTTCGTAGGCACTTTTGGCGGCATAGTATCCTTCCGCGACCATGCTCATTTCCATTTGAGCGCTTTTTACGGTGTAGCCCTTGCCGATCATATTGCCGAACATCCGGTTGCGGCTGAAGGTGGAATAGCCCGTCACCAAGAGATCACCAAGGTAGGCGGAGTTGTTGATGTTCCGGTCGATTTTATGGATACGCTTGGTAAACCGCTTCATTTCGCGGATGGCGTTGCTCATCAGCACGGCCTGAAAGTTGTCGCCGTAGCGGAGGCCGTGGGCAATCCCCGCTGCAATGGCGTATATGTTTTTGAGCATGGCGGCGTATTCTGCTCCGATGATGTCTTCGGTTACCCTGGTGTTGATATATTGGCTGCGAAGGTTTTCTGCAACGTACTCGGCCTTTTCGGTATCGGCACAGGCAATGGTAAGGTACGACAAGCGTTCCAAGGCGACCTCTTCTGCGTGACAGGGACCGGTAATTACTCCGATATTCTCGAAGGGAACACCGTATTCCGTGTTGAAATGTTTTCCGACGATCATTCCCGATTCGGGAACTATTCCCTTAATCGCCGAAAAAATTATTTTTTCTTGAATGCCGACGTTCAGTTTTTTGAGTTCGCTACCTAAAAATGCCGACGGCACGGCAAAGATTAGGATATCCGCCTCGCGAACGGCGACGTTGATATCATCGGTCAGTTTGAGCTTGTCCGTATCAAAAGTGACCGAGCTCAGATAATTGGGGTTGTGCTTTTGGATGTTAATATATCCTACCGCATCCGAATTGCGCATGTACCATCCTATGCTGTCCTGATTGACACAAAGCATTTTAACAATGGCTGTCGCCCAGCTTCCGCCCCCGATGACTGCAAATTTTCCGTTCTTTTCCATATTTGACAAAAATAGGGCTAAAAATGAAAGCTAAAGAACCGTACGGCGTGGACCTGGAGCCAGCTTTCCAGAGCGAAATTCTGAAGGATTGGTTCATTTTAAAGTGAAGAACGGTCCTAAGTCTTTGGATCGGCCACGACCGTTCCGGATGTAATGGTCTTTATGTAAGCTTAAAAAAGTGCATTTCAATCCCATTGATCGATGAATGACTTCTTTTTGGGACAAATACGATGAAACGCACAATACTTTAACATCCGCTAAGTAAGCCCAAGGCACTATTTGCGTACTATGCTGCGTTAATAGTAGCAGAACAGCACTTTGAGAAAATCACGATTTTTGGTTGGTTATTTAGTTAGAGACCGCCCTGGCTTAGTAAAGCTAGGGCGGTTTTGTTTACAAACTTAAGAGAAATCTGTTAGCAATGCTAGCCATCCATCGAGGGCAGGGGCTAGGCTGATTTTCCGGAGTTGCACTTCTACACCATTGGAAATAAGGATTTTTTTGAAATCTCAATTTGAAACATCCTCCATGATTACCTCTTCCAGTTCCGTGTTTTCGGTGGTGTGTAATACCGAGATATCGCCAGTAGTCTCGAATACTACCGCTCTAACTTCCGAAAGTTGTAGCACATTCGCTTCCCGCAGTTTTCCCATCAGGTCAGCCCTACTGACCAAGGCCTTATTAAGGTTTTTCTCAAAGATTTCTCCATCCTTCATCAATAAAATGGGGGTGTTGGTAGCCAAATTCTCGACTTTGTCGGAAGATGAAAGTATCTTGGCGAATAGCACTTGTAAAAAAGCCAAAAGGGCCAAGGAGACAAACGCCGGCATTAAGCTAGATACCGGTTTGTTCACGGCATCCGCCAAAATCGACCCCATCGCTATGGTCACGGCAAAATCGAAACTGGTCATCTTGGCGAAAGTCCGCTTCCCGGCGATTCGCGTAACCAACATGATATATATGTAGATACATAAGGCCGCAACCCCCATTTGAACAATGGTCCACGGTTCTAAGGATGTAAATATTTCCATGCTACTTATTTTAATGATGAGGCTTTCACCAAAGCTTTGCGGCGATACCTACTCCGACCAATCCGGAGACCTTCGATCTTGCATTTTGGTGCTTTGATCTCTATTGCTTCACCAGTTCCAAGGTCTGTACCTGGTTCTTGCCATCGGTAGATTTCCACTGTTGTCTCTTTCCCTTGTTTTCCACGAATATCCAGGTTTTCGACAGGTCGGAATCCTCGCCGTCAATGGTGATATAGCTATCAGTGGCCGACCATTGGAAAGGGGTGCTGTCGTCTTTCTCGACCCCCAGTACCGTATAGTTCATTTCCTTCCGGCCCGTACCATCCTTATCAAAGGATATCGAGCCGACATTCTGAACTGAAATTCCTTTATTCCCGTGGCCTACGGATTCGTATTTCTGCACCGTCCACGTGCCGACCAAACGATGGGCGCATGAGGACATAAAGAAGAGGGCGACAAGAGGTACTAGATAGGAGAATTTAGTTTTCACTGATGGATTGTTTTAAGATTTTCAAGTGGTAATGCTCATATGAACCATACTTGTTCCTCTATTATGGGATTTCCGATTTTGAAAAATTAAGCACTTTCATTATATTTCAATTGACGAAATTACGTAATTTATCGCTATAAAAATTCCTACTCCATGAAGTCGAAGCATAAAATGGAAATGGCCAATAAGGCCCACAAGGAAATACCGGGGAATCCTTCTACGGCCACGAGCAGTCAACAAAAGTTGAACGAACGCAGCAATAAGGAGCCTTTACGTGTTTTGAGCGAAGACGATTGGAAATTCTGGATACACAACGGCTATATCGTGATAAAGAACGCCGTGCCCAAAAAACAGGCACAGGCAACCGCCGATTTTCTTTGGGAGTTCGATGAAAAAGATCCCGGCGATTCCAGAACTTGGTATGCCCCGCCCCGTGCCGAAATGAAAATGAAGGAGCTGACCGGTACCGGAATGGTCGAGGTCTACAACCATCAGCATCTTTGGAACAACCGGCAAATGCCCCGGTTGTACGATGCTTTCGTCGATGTGTGGGGTACCGAAAAGCTTTGGGTGACCATTGATAGGGCCAATCTCAATTTCCCTTTGCCGCCAGATTCGGATAAAAGAGGTTTTATCCATTGGGATTATGATCCCGAGACGAGACCCCAAAACGTACAGGGCGTCTTGGCCCTTGCCGATCAGATGGATGAAAATATGGGCGGTTTTCAATGTATTCCCTGGTTGTACCGCAATTACGACACATGGAAAAAAACCCAGCCGGAAGATAGAGATCGTTTCCAGCCCGATATTTCCGACCTCAAGGATAAACTGGTGAAAGTTAAAATGGAGGCCGGCGACCTGCTTATTTTCAACAGCACCCTGCCTCATGGTATACGCCCGAACAAATCAAGGGATAAGGTGCGCATCGCCCAATATATTTCCATGATGCCCGCCGAAGAGGACAACGAAAAGTTGCGGCAATGGCGTATCGACTCGTGGAAACACCGTATTGCGCCTGAAGGATACGCTTTTCCCGGTGATCCCAGGAATTGGGAACAGGAAAAATACGGTAGGGCCGAACTGACTGAACTCGGGAAAAGATTGTTGGGCTCGTCCAAATGGGAGACAGGGAACTAGTAAAGATGCACCCGTACGACTGAAAAGCGGTCGCATTGGGGGCAAGGGGCAGATTCGTGATGTCGGAACAACAGCTCTTTCAAATCATTGGCTTTCTACGATTGTCGGAATCGGGCATTGCACAGGGTCATATACGTCTTCTCAACGGATAAAAATTAGGGCAGGCGCGAAAATGTCCGTGCCCTGAGCAAAAAAATGTCTTTTGTATTGTTCAGAGGCTAGACCTCAGGTTTTCAGCATTAAGCCATCAGTATTGGCTAATACCATTTTATGCCGTATTTTTGCCCGCTCAAAAAAACCGACCCCGTGAAAAAGTATCTCAACCTCTTCGACTTTAGGCAGAAAGTCGATTATAAGACTGAAATCCTCTCCGGTCTGACCGTTGCCCTGGCTTTAGTGCCAGAGGCTATTGCGTTTGCCCTGATCCCTGGATTCTCTCCCCTGACGGGACTCTATGCCGCCTTTGTGCTCTGCTTGATTACCTCGATTTTTGGAGGTCGACCCGGAATGATTTCCGGTGCCACCGGGGCCGTGGCGGTAGTCTTTATCGGATTGATCTTGGAGCTTAAGCGGAATTTTCCCGGTATCGAACCGGAAACCGTCCTCAATTATGTTTTCGCAACGGTGATCTTAGCGGGTGCATTGCAGATTACGGCCGGGCTGCTTCGTTTGGGAAAGTTCATCCGCTTGGTGCCGCAGCCCGTGATGTTTGGCTTCGTAAACGGACTGGCCATTATCATTTTTATGGCCCAGTTTCCTAACTTCTATCAGAAAGGTACGGAAGAGCTTTTGCCAGCGGGTCCGTTTTTGACCATGCTGGGCTTGGCCTTGTTGACCATGCTGATCATTTGGGGACTTCCGAAATTGACCAAGGCGGTACCTTCCTCTTTGGTGGCAATAGTGGTGGTCTCGGCGATTGTCATCGGGTTCGGGGTCGACACCCTGACCGTGGCCGGAATCATGGGCGAAGGAGAATCCATAAAGGGCGGATTCCCACCCTTGTCCATCCCGCAGATTCCCATAAACCTCGAATCCCTTAAGATTATATTCCCCTATGCGGCCATTGTGGCTGGCGTCGGTCTGATCGAAAGCCTTTTAACGCTGAACATCATCGATGAGAT
Encoded here:
- a CDS encoding DUF421 domain-containing protein encodes the protein MEIFTSLEPWTIVQMGVAALCIYIYIMLVTRIAGKRTFAKMTSFDFAVTIAMGSILADAVNKPVSSLMPAFVSLALLAFLQVLFAKILSSSDKVENLATNTPILLMKDGEIFEKNLNKALVSRADLMGKLREANVLQLSEVRAVVFETTGDISVLHTTENTELEEVIMEDVSN
- a CDS encoding glycerol-3-phosphate dehydrogenase/oxidase; the protein is MANSIKFSYLNRGKTVESLSNTNYDLVVIGGGITGGGIALDAASRGLKVALVEKGDFASGTSSKSTKLIHGGLRYLKQFDFWLVKEVGSERAIVHKLAPHLVLPEKMLLPLIENGSYGKWLTSIGLKVYDILAQVEGEDKRQMLDKKEALKLEPLLPKKILKGAGYYAEYRTDDARLTIETIKTSLQYGAEALNYAAVEDFIYEDGKVAGVEVKDVLSNETFGIKSKYVISAAGPWVDELRSRNNSKKGKQLHLTKGVHLVFPYEKLPVKHSVYFDVPDGRMMFAIPRGKVTYIGTTDTNFNKDKDDVHTDLADAIYLISAVNNMFPKIELEMEDIISSWAGLRPLIHEEGKSASELSRKDEIFTSDTGLISIAGGKLTGYRKMAERVVDRIAKKIDEDENESKKLKECFTDDIPLCGNEGFKKFKDVTKYIGEVYRRIKPEGFTEHDAWVLVTCYGKQTEIILKTYASLRDGDKNVRMAKAELRFCIDFEMVQNPMDFFIRRTGRLYFDIDSVRNLMEPILEEFKSIYEADHAQISSWRETLQKELEEHSDFSLERGQSRQ
- a CDS encoding SulP family inorganic anion transporter, which produces MKKYLNLFDFRQKVDYKTEILSGLTVALALVPEAIAFALIPGFSPLTGLYAAFVLCLITSIFGGRPGMISGATGAVAVVFIGLILELKRNFPGIEPETVLNYVFATVILAGALQITAGLLRLGKFIRLVPQPVMFGFVNGLAIIIFMAQFPNFYQKGTEELLPAGPFLTMLGLALLTMLIIWGLPKLTKAVPSSLVAIVVVSAIVIGFGVDTLTVAGIMGEGESIKGGFPPLSIPQIPINLESLKIIFPYAAIVAGVGLIESLLTLNIIDEITETRGRSNKECVAQGTANIFSGFLSGMGGCAMIGQSLINVSAGARARLSGITAAIMLLVFIMFGSSLIERLPMAALVGLMFMVAIGTFEWASFRTFRKMPNSDVVVMVLVTLITAITHNLAIAVLLGVIISALAYSWENAKRIRARKRIDGNGVKHYEIYGPLFFGSTTLFGEKFDVQNDPDEVIIDFRESRVADQSGIDALNKITERYAKVGKKVHLRHLSRDCIRLIRNADEIIDVNVLEDPTYKVMMDNGNKRDDDELKNPYNIWGF
- a CDS encoding superoxide dismutase, which produces MAFDLPKLPYDFDALEPHIDARTMEIHHDKHHAGYTKKLNAAIEGTDLENKKIEDILQNLDMSNTAVRNNGGGFYNHSLFWKMMSPDGGGKPSGDVAKAIDDAFGSFNDFKEKFSDAAGSRFGSGWAWLCVHKGGKLEICSTPNQDSPLMPDTGCGGRPILGLDVWEHSYYLKYQNKRPEYIDAFFSVINWDEVSKLYADNK
- a CDS encoding UvrD-helicase domain-containing protein, yielding MHPAPFKIFDASAGSGKTHTLTKSYLKIALSTPGRFKKILAITFTNKAVNEMKRRILDSLYQFGTVDDIQLAPPLFRDLMHELQIDAPTLRERSRKTLKEILHNYAFFDVSTIDRFTHRLIRTFAKDLKLPQNFEVILDSDLLLDEAVARLIYRAGTNKELTNVLLDFALEKIDEDKSWDVSIDLFNIGKLLFNETHTPHLEKLKNKEIDDFLELKKILYGKSTTVGGHLIETASTTLRLIEEEGLQNSDFTGSYFPKFLRKIADGDLNMDFSAGWKQNFETATLYNKSAPDDVKSKLDGLHTRLTTIFDSLKTGYFELAFLKNAAGNIVPLTVLNAIQQEVKAVQSENDQLSISEFNALISKEIRNQPAPFIYERLGEKYRHYFIDEFQDTSALQWNNLVPLIGNALESEDMQGRRGSLFLVGDAKQAIYRWRGGRAEQFLNLANAVENPFVETPLTEMLPINYRSHEEVIKFNNDFFTATGPLLNNELYHKLFVEGNRQRYNAKKGGKVQLSFIAQDEDTDKNDRYCGAVLETIQVLTDKKYGYDSICILVRGKKEGVLLADYLAQQDIPTISSESLLLNSSDKVRFLVHLLEFGQDVTNLETAYEILSFLSSEKENPHHFIYNNLHNTATLLRTGYGFDIRILQQISIYDAMELAIKQFDLVPSSDAYITYFMDVVFETEQKQGIGISSFLSHWEKKKGKLGISAPDSIDAVRIMTIHKAKGLEFPIVIFPFANENIYKRTDKKMWLPVDPDRFNGFEEVLVNEKKEVENYGEVAAELYREEEHKMELDAFNVLYVALTRAEKALYVISEKDLTKKGEPKTDLYSGLFIAYLKEKGLWSDDENSYSFGQLNVNTEALPVASHEQVAYRYTFKNRPGFRILTKAGMLWDTGREEALTKGNLIHHALGLVKTERDIETALEGLFRNGDVANHEIENVEKSIRQVVNHPELTEYFQENRIVKNERDIITSNGQILRPDKVVLEGNEATLIDYKTGRPDPKYKEQLYTYADALQAMGYKINNRLIVYINESVTVERV
- a CDS encoding phytanoyl-CoA dioxygenase family protein, whose amino-acid sequence is MKSKHKMEMANKAHKEIPGNPSTATSSQQKLNERSNKEPLRVLSEDDWKFWIHNGYIVIKNAVPKKQAQATADFLWEFDEKDPGDSRTWYAPPRAEMKMKELTGTGMVEVYNHQHLWNNRQMPRLYDAFVDVWGTEKLWVTIDRANLNFPLPPDSDKRGFIHWDYDPETRPQNVQGVLALADQMDENMGGFQCIPWLYRNYDTWKKTQPEDRDRFQPDISDLKDKLVKVKMEAGDLLIFNSTLPHGIRPNKSRDKVRIAQYISMMPAEEDNEKLRQWRIDSWKHRIAPEGYAFPGDPRNWEQEKYGRAELTELGKRLLGSSKWETGN
- a CDS encoding NAD(P)H-dependent glycerol-3-phosphate dehydrogenase, encoding MEKNGKFAVIGGGSWATAIVKMLCVNQDSIGWYMRNSDAVGYINIQKHNPNYLSSVTFDTDKLKLTDDINVAVREADILIFAVPSAFLGSELKKLNVGIQEKIIFSAIKGIVPESGMIVGKHFNTEYGVPFENIGVITGPCHAEEVALERLSYLTIACADTEKAEYVAENLRSQYINTRVTEDIIGAEYAAMLKNIYAIAAGIAHGLRYGDNFQAVLMSNAIREMKRFTKRIHKIDRNINNSAYLGDLLVTGYSTFSRNRMFGNMIGKGYTVKSAQMEMSMVAEGYYAAKSAYEIKSKFKKKARTPIIDAVYAILYEGKNAKQVFLELTEELD